In Vespula pensylvanica isolate Volc-1 chromosome 7, ASM1446617v1, whole genome shotgun sequence, the genomic window ATAACGACGAGGAACGAAGAAAGGGATCGCGAGAACTTTCGTCTTCCCTCTTCCCTTTACGCACGCACGTTCCTCCGTACGGGCATGTGACCGCGTCGTTCCCCGCGTTTAAGTCGAAGTTCGCGAGGAGACGCTCGCGCTTCGATCCTGAGGGATCGCGTTTCCTATCCGGAAGTAACGTCCGTACCGTACCCGGGTACCTCGACTTTCTCGCCCGCCGTTGATACGTAATCGTGGACTCGGTATCAATTTTATCGGCGTTCGACGGAATCGAGGCAAATCTAAGTAGTAAGCCTCTGGAAAGGTCTTCACCGGTGCGTCCGTACGGCGAATTCCACGTAAAACCGTTCGCCTTTCTCCCGACCGTTGTTACGGATAGATGCGACGAAGATGTCgcgtcagaaaaaaaaaaacaggaaacaTTTTCAACGTCGAACGACTTAAAGTCGGCGCGAACGCGTTGCTCGCACGCGCGTTGCAATCGTGCGTACAGGCAAATTAACGCAGATAAGGCGTTATCTTTTTCCCCGCTGTAACGCCACCGTAGATAAGACCGCGGTTAAAAATCACTGACGGATACGAAACTCGTTCGGAAACGTTTTATACGCGATCGACTTTTCTTTTGCGACCGCTTCGTTGCTTTCTTTCCGATTAGAAAAAGACTTTCGGTAGACAATTCGTTCGAAGGTAGACACGTACGCGAAGTGACGGCTCGATCGCGTACCACTTCCCGTACATTTCCGGGAATATATTCGGAATATTACCGGCTGATTGTCGCAAGGGAGATATtaagcgaagaagaagaggaaggaacaaaagaaaaaacgaacgaacgataattcGTAGAATATTGTTTCACCTTCCAGCTCTTGATATCTCGAAGCAGAGCTTCCTGCGTACGCGGCTGCCGACGCGAGGTTTTTGAGTGAGTTGAAAAAACCGCTCATTCTCCAATTAGAAacgcctctctttcttcttcattttctcatcttttcatCTGCCCTGCCTCTTATTACATTGCGTGCACGCGCCCTTCAACCGTTTTCGTGTCTCATGATATCTCGTCCTTCGATTCATCGCCTTGGAATCATCGCTAGACCCGGCGCTTTTCGATACTTTTCCCATAAGAGTTCCGCTTTCGCTAAGGCTCTGAAAAGttcacacacacgcacacacgcacacacacgtgATATGGGTAGATTCGTCGAACGGGAcgacgatagaaaagaatCAGGTACGATTAATTCGCCTATCTCGTCATCTCGGTTCGCTTTCGTTTTCGCGATTCGGACGCAACCCGTGGTTCGGTTCGCGTTTCGTAGAAAGGAACTTTTTCACCCTTCGCACTTTCCCACGACTCCGCGAATCGTCTTACATAACTTTTGTTCCGCGTGAAAGACCAACGGCGGCACGTggctttttattattagcacGAAAAGACTAGACGCGCCGAAGCGGAGAGCAAAAGGGACTCGCGTTAGGTCGGACGAATCTAGAGGAACAATGAgcggaaagaaaggaagaaagaaagaaagaaagaaagaaagaaagaaagaaaagaaaagggaaacgtCCGCGTGAATTTACATGCGCGCTAGACAACGTTTCCTTGAAGCGTATACACGCGCGACCGCACCACCTGTTAGAAACTATGtcatctacgtatatacatacgtgcgtGCACAGGGCGATAGATGGAGATCATTCCGATATCATGCAAATTGCACTGCCGTGTTTCACGACAGGAACATAAATCAAAGGAATCCTTGATTCTTTTCTATAGGATCCTCGTTTATTAATAGTCGACGTGCTCGCATTGACcatcgatgaaaagaaaaatataaacgtcTCGAGCGAGTACATAAACATCGTCTCGAAGCGAATTAATCGTACGAGTAAGCCCCTCCGCGCCGAAACGAACGAGATCGAGTGGCCTAATTTTTGTTCAAAAACACTTATTCTCTTTCCGTTATCGCTGAGAGAAGAATAGGGCAATCGTTGCGTCGTCGATACGTCTAGGGAGTGACCTAATTTCGACGAGGAGAAAACGAAACTCAATCGTATCTCGCACATAATCCCATCGAACGAGTTCCACCGAACTGTTAACGCGCACCGACGTACTCGGGGAATACGTGTACGTACGCGAGCCGATATCGTATCTATATCCGTCAATGAGGGCGTTCGTAAACGCGTTACACgcgaaaaaaatgtttactcttgaggaaaataaagagaacggTACGTCAGTGAAGAAGGTATCTCGAAAGAATCGATGCGACAACGAACCCcgagttttctctctttttcattcaacgAACATGCTCGCGAGAAGGCTGCGAAGGAATATAGAGGTTATCTCTCGACGATTATCAACTTTGATCATCCTACCATCCTTCCCCTCCTATCCCcccctctcgctctctctctctctctctctctctctctctctctctctctctctgtctggcgaagaaaaaaggggttGAGCACTTTCTCAAATCTCGTAGTCGACGTGGAAAACGTCCAACGTCGTTCTGGTTATCGTCGAGCCGGAGTCCGGACGCGAAGCTTTGTCTTTTGGCTCATCTCCGTCCGTCTTCTTTCTCGCACAAgaaatttcaacgaagaaTAGACATTAGAATCGCGAGTGTCTCGCGCGATGACGATTCTATGCGTTTAAATTCTGCTTCGAAGTAAGGACCCTTCGAAACGACGACGGATCGCAATATcgaagagggggagggaggtAAAAAAGACGCGACAAACGACAGTCGTACACGACTGGAGTCAGCTGAACGACTAAAGGTGGAAGCCGTCGTGGTGCTGTgtgggcgcgcgcgcgcgcgcgcaccaCCGTCGATGGCTACGACGCCGGCGGTGGCGGCGATAGGCAGGTTCGCGTTCCCGATGTAAAAAGTCTATAGTCGTCGAGCTAGTTCCTTCTCGGCCAGAGCTGCGATAGGCTCCGTCGCCTACTTCGTAGGAGCTCGACATATCGGCTAGGCTCGAAACCTAGACTGGACCCTAATGCAGCCCCTGACGTCGTTTCAACCCTCTCTCGTATCGTTCCTCTCGTCCGCCGCGCATGCGTTCCTCTCGTCGAGATGATTCCATCGAAAAATACCGTTGCCATCGAAACAAATGCGTCAGGGGGAGAGATAGAGTCTCCGGAACTTGGACTTTCTTCGATTTGTTTCGACGCGTTGCGATCGTTTCCGTACGTTTCGGTAGAATCATCTCTCTATTCCGTTTCGAGGGAAAGATATCGTAGAGATCTCGTTATCGATTCGTTCTCCTTTTATAAGGCCGCGGATAATTTTAATCCTCGTGCACGATCTTATCGCGCATCACGGATCGACGAACTTATCGATCGCGTTCCTTTTATGGGTCACTCCTAGTCTCGAGTCGTAAGCAGCGATAAGTCGCGAAGAGAGCGCTTTTTCGGCGTTTTCGTcgttcccttcttttcttttccttttctcttttccttttcttttttccttttttttttctaacgacaGATCCAACGAGACGCGGCTCACGGTCGAACGAGGAACAGTCTCGAAAgtaatttcttcgatctttcggtcgcgttcttcgttcgttccaaTTTGCGCGTATTCGAGCTCACTGGTACCTACAGTTTCCCGAGAAACGTCGCCGGGGATTTCGCTTTCCTCGTCGATAGACGAAACGTCGTTAAAACTAACTTTAGGTGGCGGCACCCGACGTAAGAACTTTGGTCGTGCGCAGTGTATCTCGAGCATGCGTGTTTAACGACGTAGAAGCGGCAAAGTCTAATTATTGATCACCGCGTCGTCGCGTACGAAAGCGAGTTCCTCTTTACCGTCTCTCCGACGAACTCGTTGTTATTCCGACTttgaattttcaatcgaacgGATTACGAAACAACGGATTTGTTCCGATGCAACTTGGAGATAAGGAGCGCGATACTTTCGGACTAAATAGGAACTCGGATCGGATCGCGAGCGTACgctcgtacgatcgatcgatcgaatttcatcGTACTCCGTCGTTGCACCACGTCCATCGTATACGCGCGCGTACGTACGGAGCGAATCGCACTTActatattctttaaaatcaaACAACTCGTTTCGACTCGATACCTGTCGGACTAGCAATCCCTGCTGCGAAACCGTACGCTGACTCGATTTAGATTTTTCCGTGgagaattttcgaaaaaagaaaaaagaatctttgcCACGCGTAGCCCGATAGAagcgtttttattttccaaaaaaaaaaaaatcactgaCGTCGTTCTCTCCTACGCTGCATTATCAAATACATGCATCCCCGCGAAAGATTTGgttttatcgaatgaaaaaagagcgCGCAGAAGCGCCGACTCGGAAAATATTCGCTGTGCATGCGCGATAGAAAGGAACAGCGGTCGTTTAAAATCCTTACTAGCAGCCATCGTTACGACCGGACTTTGACTTTCAAATTACCCGAGATTCGTTTCGAACGGGAACTCGTCGTAACTCCTACGCTTTCCAGGCTCGAATTCAAATATAAGTAATACGGCCAAGTTTCGATAAATGCCGTCGTACGTTATCCAAACTCTCTTTCGTATCAGAAAAATCGAGCATACTTTTTACGTACCTTTTTACGAAGACAGATTAATATTGTATCACGTTACGCGTCGCTCACAGTTAACGTCGCAACAACGTTATTACGCTCCTAATGTCGTTTCGCTAAAAGGCACATCGTTATCGTTTCCTATATTACGTCGACTAAACGAATAATAGTTTGACGGTTAACCAATCAACGAGTAATTTCGTTCTCGAGTAAAGTAAACTTATCGATCGcacgatataattttatatcgagcAAGGcaataaacgagagaagaggGCTGCGAGTAACGTGCGatatgaaaaaatgtaaaggaATCATTATCGACTTTACTTACTTCTTTTCGCGCTGTGCGCTTGCAAATTAGCGGTGATGATGTCGCACTGTTTGTCGCGTTTGGCAATTAGGTAATCCTTTCTTCGCAGTTGACGAACGAGCAATCCACCGGTGTGATTAATATGATCGTACAAGATCTTTATCGATACTTGCAACTCGGTCTTGCCTGAAAATAACGTCGTATAACTTTCGTCTATAAACGGAAAAATATTCGCACCTGGAGGAACATAAACGTcatcgtagaaataaaaagaaaaagacgaaatacGATAACGGTAATCCGTTAGACTCGATTTTTTCCGTCGTTGACGCTCCGTGATTTTACTTCCTCGCCGCGTACCTAAGTTTAACAAGATAGATGTAATGCttgtatagataaaaaaacgAGTGCTTCTCCggtgaaagaaatagagagagaaaaaaaaaagaaaaaaaagaaaacaggacgGCACTTAAAGTCGAGGAACGTTCTTGTCTCGAAGTCAACGAGGTCGCTCGTCCGTCTGGCTTCTACAGCCTCTTGTCTCGTCAGCATCCCGAAGAGTCTTTGCTAATTTCAGGGTGTCtttgatttctctctttctcgcgaatTTATCGCAAATTCGAAGCTTCCTCCTTCTTGCTCGCTCCCCGCGAAGATAAGAAAGTCTTGCAAATTTTCAAACGAGAGCTAAACTTTCCTTGGGCTGCGTCCCTgagttatttctctctctctctctctctctctctctctctctctctctctctcgctaaaCGACGTCtgggagaaaaaaagcatTTCGAACAATGACGTCTACGTTCTGTACGAACGAAAAGACATTTATCATAGCTCTCCTCCCTCCGAGAATCAATATCGTTTGTGTGTGCTTTCGCATTGAATAGTCTTACTTTTCAATAGGAGACGAGCCTTTTGTAAATATTGGTGCTGCGGATGTTGTCTCAAGGACGAAGAAGCTGTGGAATCGCTCTCGGAACGACTACCGGACGGGAAACCATAAATGTCCAGTAATAGCTGATCCACGAGCGAACAAACCCGTACTTCCTCCTTGTTATCTCGTATCGCCAGTGGTGCTGGATATTTCTACAATAACAGAGGATAGACGAGTCCTTGGATTTATCGCAGAAACGTTTGATTCGACGGATACCTTCGGACTCTTGTGCAAGTTGTCGTTTTTaacgtcgatcgtttcgaatcgTCGATTAATCGGAGCACCTTCTACAGACTTGCTCCTTCTTATCTGTCTCTTAATCGCAGGCGCAACGCTTTCGCTGACTCTTCTGATcggtaattttttattcaattccaTAAAGTCCGGTCCTTCCAGCCTTTGCTCGATCAAATTacgttttttcgttttgcGAATCGAAGAGAAGGGATAACCGATCGGGGagtaatcgatatttctcgTTCGATGAGTGACGAAAACGTCGCCGAAAACTCTTTCGTTTTCCACGGCGACGCATTTCACGCGATAACTTATCTTGGAATGATTCTTCAGCGGCATCACTTTGCAATTCATGTCGAACGATCGGTCCTCCTTTTGGCATCAGAAATCTGTAAGCGACGAGCCTTCGAATTCgctcgaattattttatagaaggATACGTCCGGCGAATCGATGTATTTGATCgaacgcacgcacgcacgcacgcacgacTTAACCCTACGAAACTCTTTTCCCTTGCCGCCGTGCGCGCTCGTACGCCCGATAGAGAGATAGGTTGAAGTTTGGCGCGACGTAATTAAAGGTACGCGGATACGTCTAATTGTAAGTCGACCAGCGAGCTAGCAATCTTGACACGTCGATCTAACTGATTCTTCCTTTGACAAGCGGTTCGAAAAATGACTGGCTGCAAAGTCGTCCGAGAAACAAACGACGATACGCCGTGATACCGACGCCGAGAACGATCTCGTCAGGGCCAAAGGCAATGCCGttgcaattaaatttatctaacGGGGAGTACTTATCGCACTCCTCTTACGTAGACGGTCGAGCAAGCTTTTTCCTAGATAGATCAATAGGATGTAAATAACGTTGCGTTATATCACTCGCTTATTCGCTCGAAAACGCTCGCTCTTCGGTACTAAAACACTTTCTTCGACGCGCTTAGTTCCTGCATTTCGTTCTGGACAGCGTTCTAGACGTTATCACAAACCGGTAATACCCTTCTGGTAGCCAGACCACAACTGGAAACGTCGGCGATGATAATCGCTTCATTAACCGCGCACACACCTACTACGTTTGCAACTGTCGCAATCGCCGAGTGGTCGTACGTGGAAGCGAATAAATTAAACGGACGCGCTGCGCTTATACTTATCGTCCATTCGCCTCTCGTCGATTGGATTCGGAGAGTCGATCCctcggagaagaaaaagaaatgatagctCCGTTCGTGCCGCAACACCGCcggtaattatttttatactcgaGCTTGTTCATCCGAAATCGGAAACGACATTCGTCCCattcgtttcttatttctcattatcgtaggggaaaaaaaaagaaagacaactTTCTCGACCAAAGTTTCGCGTTATCGTCTATCCTTATACGGACATTCTTGTACTCGTGTAGCGGGAGGTCGCATTAAAATACATTCGCTTTTCGGTTCTCGCTTCGGAGACTCGACgaaaaacgtttttctttttatcgtcacGCGGCCGCGACGATAACGCGATAACACAGCGCAAAGGTTCGTTAGAACTTTGTACCACGGACGTCGTAAGAATTTAAAGCGAACGGTGTCGGTTGTCCGCGGTAGTCGTTCACCTGGTAAGCTCATCGACCTCTTTCTAATCGGTGAGCTTCGAAGGGGACCCCTATCTTGGAAAACGTGAACGCGAGCGTATTTCCATTGCTTCTTTCACAATTTTCCTTCCCACGATCGTCGTccgatcgacgacgacgacgacgttttcTGACTTTACGAGCGAGTATCCGAGAAAAGGGAATACGAACGTCGAAGGCTTCGGACGGATAAGGACAGATAAGTTTCGCGGTAGTAGATTATCAAAATAGCGTTTATTGCTATCCGGTAGTCGCGATAATTGCCATGGGAGATAGTCCGTGCTGAACTCCTCCGTTCCGCATTTATTCCACGCGACGCAAAGGATGCGTAAAAAGCGCCTTTTACAAAGTGCCTCGTATCTGAAAAACGAATGGAAGCTCGTTAAATCGATATGCACTCGCGATCGAAATAACGTAGCTATGGTAGCAAAACAAAGATGGAGATTGAGTTCGATCACGGCCGACGATAAAACCTACGTACGCTCCTCTTTCACGAGCCCGCCTGTTCTCCGAGCAACGTCTATCTCGTCgcgattaatttcatttcgattcgtGTAAATCTTTGGAAATGTCCGAAATTCCTTGTCCTTGCAACGCAGGAAAAGATTCGGAGGAAGACGAATCGCAGCCTCGTACCGACGATGTTTATCGAACGTGCAAGCTTCCGACGCGATTTATGTATCCAAGTGAGTATGCGACGGAACGACGCGAGAGGCGAAGGAGTTTCGTTCGAATCCGCGAGGAAGGAGTCActaaaggaataagaaaaattgcgCCGACACTTTCAAGCGTGAAAtttctatacgtatatcgGTGCGCCGATTACCTTTCCTTGACCTTGGACCATTTCTTCCCTCCATCCCTTTTTGCGACGGTGTTTTCGGAAAAGTTGAATTTGAAAGACGATCCAAAGGCGAAAGGCTCTCGCATCGAgaaatcgaatttcatttatcgTCTATTTATCGTCTTCGAGCGTGCATCCGACCGATACGTAAGCGATTCGAGGAACGCGTTTCTTTAAAGTCTCTTCCCGCTCGTACTACGCGTTACGttcgatttatcgaagaaaGCGGAGCGATCGGAGAAATaagaggaagggaagaaagaagaaacgatgatAAAAGTAGTCGTAATAAATCGAACAAACGGTTGTCCGTTTCGAAGGAAAGTCGAAAGTCGAAAGATCGTTTAACAAATCTCCTTTTCTATCGGTCTCAATCGGTTTGCGTTCGTCGAGAATCACCCCTCCTCCCTTTCCCTTACGGTCAATATTCCTTTCGCAATTCCTTCTTCGCAATTAGTCGTAAAGTCTACCGCGAGATATTCTCGTTAAGCGCGCGATAACGCCGGGGCTATTAATAAGCAGGCCGTACTCGATCACTGCGTGCACCCGTTCGAGCCTTATCTCGAATAATAAACGTTTTTATGTATGTCACCGCGTATACCTCGTGTATTATTAGTCATTGTTATCCGCGAAGAGTCAGTTTCCTTAACGATTCGATCCCTTCGCGCGAACCTAGCTGCGTTTACATCGAGAAGCGTCGTTACCTCCttgcaaataaatttctctttgcaACCgtcgcgttcgttcgttttcgtcGAAATTCACGAGCCTGATGCGATATCTCAATGCGTCGTtgtttaaacaaattctttctcAAAATAGGACAGAAATTGAAAATGACATTTGACGACGTCAAGTAGGATAGAGATTATTCAACGACCGAATATACTTTATCGCGCGAGTAAATAACAATCGGGCTTTGCTTCGTCGGTGACGAGAACGAGAACTTTCGTCCGACGCGAAGCGCATTAGTCGCATCgcagaagtaagaaaaagggCGGATTCTTCGAATTGGAAAGAACATCGAGTATCTTAACGATTACGAGCTTTCGAGCTTCAGGCGGGAGAAACTCGGACAAACGGCGTATTTATTGCCGCGCGATATCTCGAGAAATGGTAAACGCGAGAGAAGTCGTCTATAtgaagagagaacgatctcCCACGGGGTCAGTGGAAGTTCAACTTCACGGCGAACGTCACGATGAACGTCACGCCGtgctttctcgttctcgtctTACGAGTTCTCTCGTCTTCTCCGTTATCCGCGTACGCTTACGCCGAGGAAGAAATCGATTGCCAGGTTTATAATCACCTTCACGTTTGTCTCTCGAACGGGATCCTCGAGAGCGTAGCCTTCAAGGACGTGAAGGCCGTTCAAACGATCGAGGACACGGAGCTTCATCTCGAGGATCTCGCCATCACGGATATCAGAAAGAACGCGTTCGCGCGAGTCAACGGTTCGACGGCCCTTTACTTACGAAACAACGATTTGTCGACCGTCTCGAACCACTATTTCGAGTCCCTCGATCAATTGACGTATTTGGatttacgaaataattcgatCCGAGACATCGGGGATGCCGCGTTTGTCGGATTGAATTATTTGGAAACGTTGCTCTTGGACTACAATAACGTTTCCGATCTCCGTCCGAACGTCTGGAAGGGTCTGACCGAACTTCACGAGCTCTATGCCACCAACAACAATATCGTACTGAGGAGAAACGCGTTTAAGGGTTTGAGACAATTGGAGACGCTCGCTTTGGATTCTAATGGAATAACGGAGATACCGGTCGGCACCTTCTCTGGGCTACCTCACATCGATCTACTTTACTTGTCGAGGAACAAAATATCCACATTTCAGCCCGATGTATTTAGTGGGCTGAATGAGATAAACGAGTTGGATCTAGGAAAAAATCGTTTCCGATCTCTTCCCGTTGGAGCGTTTCGACATTTGAAGAGCTTGAATTCTCTTTGGTTGAACGGGAACGCGATCGAAGCTATCGGAAAGGACGCCTTCGAGGGGTTGGACGATCTCTCGATCTTGTTTTTGAATAACAACGAGCTTCGATACGTCGATATGTCGGCTTTCGCCAAAATGAAGATCGTCACCGTAGAGCCCGGCTTCAAAATAAACGACCAACTGGTCGAACATATTTCCGAACATACTGGAAAATATCATTGTACCAACGTTCTCTATCAGGAACCCTACGACTGCGTCAAGATCAGAGCGTAGTTCAAAAAGTGACCTGACAAATTTTATACGCGTATAATAGTCTCTTCTTGTTTCGATCGATTGTAATATCGTCTAAAGTCAATTAACGGTGTAGAGTTTCTCATTCCTAAAAAAATTTGTCCAAATATAATagcttttaaaaaatgtattaagtGACTTTGGAAAACGTTtagtacacacacgtataagacgaaataaaataatatatttgcacGAAAAGtgcaagaaaagaatttatcgcTCGATATCGGTCACGTGGAACGCGCTATGATAAATGTTAAGCAGCTGCGACTGTTATGCGTATGTACTAAAATAAACTGTATGTAACGCGTCTCCGAGTCGACTACGAGAAAACTATGCAAATAGACAAATACTCGAGCGAGTTGTTGAGaagtaaaatttatcgatttaatatcgatcgaaaaagtaTATCTAAGCGCGTGTACTGATCCATCGATCGTCCTATTTATAGGGGTATTCAAAGGATATCGTCAAGACGTACTTCCTCTTCCACATCCTTGCTATAGGAATACTTCCATGGATTATGGTTGGTACGCGCCTACGATTCATACCGTTCCTACAAGCTACTATCCTCGAAATGCTTACTTCAGTCGAGATGCTGCCCTCGGTGGAATGTATCGAAATTACTCCTTAAACACGGAACTGGACAAAACTTTCTTTTGATTCGAAATACTTTTGTAATCGTATCCTTAAGGAGAAtgctttcaattaattttttctcgagTGTATTCACGAATGTATTCTCACGAAAGAAAAGTtgatgaaaattaaagaaattctcAAGGATGTGTCAATGGTTACTATTCATCATTACTATCGTTTTACGCTtagatatttgtttattattacagCATATATGCGTGCGGGTGTCTGTGTgagcgtatatatatgtgtgtgtatgtgtatatgcacgcacgcacgcacgcacgcacgcacgcacgcacgcacgcacgcacgcactcacacacgcacacacgcacacacctGCATATACAGATATACGTTTCGCGTTAATCATACTTTAACGTCGGGCACATTTCCAATACAGCGTGCCCGAGATTACCTCTAATCGCGGATTACAAACGTCTCCTTTGCATTACTTGTCTCTTGCGATACATTTATCGAGGAGTGATAATaattcgcttttttttttcttttttcttcgtttaaatcGCGATTCACATTTTACGAGTGCATCGGCTAATCGGTGAATTGGAAAACTTTTA contains:
- the LOC122630718 gene encoding SLIT and NTRK-like protein 6 — its product is MNVTPCFLVLVLRVLSSSPLSAYAYAEEEIDCQVYNHLHVCLSNGILESVAFKDVKAVQTIEDTELHLEDLAITDIRKNAFARVNGSTALYLRNNDLSTVSNHYFESLDQLTYLDLRNNSIRDIGDAAFVGLNYLETLLLDYNNVSDLRPNVWKGLTELHELYATNNNIVLRRNAFKGLRQLETLALDSNGITEIPVGTFSGLPHIDLLYLSRNKISTFQPDVFSGLNEINELDLGKNRFRSLPVGAFRHLKSLNSLWLNGNAIEAIGKDAFEGLDDLSILFLNNNELRYVDMSAFAKMKIVTVEPGFKINDQLVEHISEHTGKYHCTNVLYQEPYDCVKIRA